From the genome of Spirosomataceae bacterium TFI 002, one region includes:
- a CDS encoding Acetyl xylan esterase (AXE1), whose amino-acid sequence MKNVSFLIFLVSIQFVAAQEPILCQGDYWTEREANLKMKEFAKTWDDKTSWENRAGKIKQQIISGMKLDQMPKIEGNYNPIIHGEQIMDGYKVQNIAIESFPGFYVTGNLYLPLDGKKKHAAIMSPYGHWEDRRFQAEVQKRCAVLARMGAIVFVYDMLGFSDNKQTEHKIAMALTLQTYNSKRVLDYLVNRSDVDPTRIGITGASGGGTQTIVLTAIDERIKVSVPVVMVSAHFFGGCVCESGMPIHHSKILQTNNVEIFASAAPRPQLLISDGADWTSNNPRIEFPYIAKVYELYDAEHLVQNVHLAGEVHDYGYNKRITAYNFLAKHLDLKYKNIPNNDGYDESFDKILSKESLQVFNAAHPLPAHALMGEKAVMAYLGF is encoded by the coding sequence ATGAAAAACGTATCATTCCTGATTTTTTTAGTTAGTATTCAATTTGTTGCTGCTCAGGAGCCTATACTTTGTCAAGGAGACTATTGGACAGAAAGAGAAGCCAATTTGAAAATGAAGGAATTTGCAAAGACATGGGATGATAAAACTTCATGGGAAAACAGAGCAGGCAAGATTAAGCAACAGATCATAAGTGGAATGAAACTGGATCAAATGCCCAAAATTGAGGGCAATTATAACCCGATTATTCACGGTGAGCAAATCATGGATGGCTACAAAGTTCAAAACATTGCCATTGAAAGTTTTCCTGGTTTTTATGTAACTGGTAATCTCTATTTACCACTCGATGGGAAGAAAAAGCATGCAGCAATAATGAGTCCTTACGGTCATTGGGAAGACAGAAGGTTTCAGGCAGAAGTACAAAAGAGGTGTGCAGTGCTAGCCAGAATGGGGGCAATAGTATTCGTGTACGACATGCTTGGTTTTAGCGATAACAAACAAACCGAACATAAAATAGCAATGGCACTCACTTTGCAAACGTATAATAGCAAGCGAGTGCTCGACTATTTGGTAAACCGAAGTGATGTAGATCCTACAAGAATTGGTATTACTGGAGCATCTGGTGGAGGTACACAAACTATCGTACTGACGGCCATTGATGAAAGGATCAAAGTTTCAGTACCTGTGGTGATGGTTTCGGCTCATTTCTTTGGAGGTTGTGTATGCGAAAGCGGAATGCCAATTCACCACTCGAAAATACTGCAAACAAACAATGTTGAGATTTTTGCATCGGCCGCACCTCGTCCTCAGTTATTGATCTCAGATGGAGCGGATTGGACTAGTAATAATCCAAGAATTGAATTTCCATACATTGCCAAAGTGTATGAATTATACGATGCCGAACATTTGGTTCAAAATGTGCATTTAGCTGGCGAGGTACATGATTACGGCTACAATAAGCGTATTACAGCTTATAACTTCTTAGCTAAACATCTTGATTTGAAATATAAAAATATTCCTAACAATGACGGTTACGACGAGAGTTTTGATAAGATACTTTCGAAAGAAAGCCTACAAGTTTTCAACGCTGCACATCCACTTCCTGCACATGCTTTGATGGGGGAGAAGGCGGTGATGGCGTATTTAGGTTTTTAA
- a CDS encoding Alginate lyase encodes MELHYAPIQPYKMKKSIVLLIAILFQCACKAQFSPVQGLTKSPDEAINIAKSKIQKGDKKTIALLSDLKAKANEALNAVATSVMDKGVVPPSGDKHDYISQGPYWWPDPSKPDGLPYIRKDGEVNPEIKKFKDHDNMGAMVRNVDALAKTYFFTEEEKYAIKAIEMISVWFINPDTKMNPHLEFGQGIPGRNTGRSIGIIETPGLASIVDAIILLRNSPSWKEKDEQAMQTWMKAYLNWLLTSDHGIKEGIHPNNHGTYYDIQVISLAMYTNQNAIAVDIIEKAKKRRYDAHIIESGEQPHETARTKGYSYSTMNLKGLFQIATMAEKLGIDLWNYKNSTNADLKKALDFLIPYALEEKPLPFKQISPMHADAILPHLWIAYQAYGDELYLDVYQQILDKGESDITPLFY; translated from the coding sequence TTGGAATTACATTATGCTCCTATTCAACCCTATAAAATGAAAAAGTCAATTGTTTTATTAATTGCCATCTTATTTCAGTGTGCATGCAAGGCTCAATTCAGCCCAGTTCAAGGTCTTACAAAATCTCCGGATGAAGCGATAAACATTGCCAAATCTAAGATCCAAAAAGGAGACAAAAAGACCATTGCCTTACTAAGTGATTTAAAAGCTAAAGCAAATGAAGCATTAAATGCTGTGGCAACATCTGTAATGGACAAAGGAGTTGTCCCTCCCAGTGGCGATAAGCACGATTATATCAGTCAAGGTCCTTATTGGTGGCCTGACCCTTCAAAACCAGATGGCTTACCTTACATTAGAAAAGATGGCGAAGTAAATCCAGAAATTAAAAAATTCAAGGACCACGATAACATGGGAGCAATGGTTCGTAATGTGGATGCACTTGCCAAAACCTACTTCTTTACCGAGGAAGAAAAGTATGCGATCAAAGCCATTGAAATGATAAGCGTTTGGTTTATCAACCCTGATACCAAAATGAACCCGCATTTAGAATTTGGTCAAGGAATTCCAGGTAGAAACACTGGAAGAAGTATCGGGATTATTGAAACTCCAGGCCTTGCAAGTATCGTAGATGCTATTATACTATTGAGAAATTCTCCAAGCTGGAAAGAGAAAGATGAGCAAGCAATGCAAACTTGGATGAAAGCTTATCTCAATTGGCTTCTCACCAGCGATCATGGCATAAAAGAAGGAATTCACCCCAATAACCATGGTACCTATTATGACATTCAGGTAATTTCTTTGGCAATGTATACCAATCAAAATGCCATAGCAGTAGATATTATAGAAAAAGCTAAAAAGAGGAGATATGACGCTCATATCATTGAATCAGGCGAGCAACCTCACGAAACCGCTAGAACCAAAGGGTACAGTTACAGCACCATGAATCTCAAAGGTCTTTTTCAAATTGCAACAATGGCCGAAAAGCTGGGAATTGATCTTTGGAATTACAAAAACAGCACAAATGCAGATCTCAAAAAAGCCTTAGATTTTTTAATCCCTTATGCCTTAGAGGAAAAGCCACTACCTTTCAAGCAGATAAGCCCAATGCACGCAGATGCAATATTACCGCATCTTTGGATTGCATATCAGGCCTATGGAGATGAGCTTTACTTAGATGTGTACCAACAAATCTTGGACAAAGGCGAAAGCGACATTACACCTTTATTTTATTAA
- a CDS encoding Acetyl esterase/lipase, whose translation MKKSIFVLVSILVLFLAWIGYFVFANEAPITKGELLFDIEYKEGLSLDVYLPTIASKKKTPVVIYVHGGAWIGGSKMTVNNNRFNKAFNDLRADGYAIVSVDYAIASEKGSPFPKCIVDVEDAIAWVKANAEKYNFDIENLGIFGESAGGHIAMMVAFPDSALYAADFKKTQFNYVVDVYGPTDLEGVYRSELADSLNKIVKELPASLAPSFDLNFKLFGFNPLDDSLRAYHMMQIYSPISFVNKNIPPVLIIHGKDDQVVPLQQSIDLNEKLNTLKVPHEFHQLDSVNHGFIGASDVQMDSVQVWVRDFIMSHYRK comes from the coding sequence TTGAAAAAAAGCATTTTTGTTCTCGTTAGTATTTTAGTTCTTTTCCTTGCTTGGATTGGGTATTTTGTTTTTGCAAATGAAGCTCCTATTACCAAAGGTGAGTTGCTATTTGACATAGAATACAAGGAGGGTTTGAGCTTAGATGTTTACTTGCCCACTATTGCGTCAAAAAAGAAAACTCCTGTAGTGATATATGTGCACGGTGGGGCTTGGATAGGCGGTTCCAAAATGACGGTAAACAATAACCGATTCAACAAGGCTTTCAATGATCTACGAGCAGATGGTTATGCAATAGTAAGTGTAGATTATGCAATTGCAAGTGAAAAAGGAAGTCCATTTCCTAAGTGTATTGTGGATGTAGAAGATGCTATTGCATGGGTTAAAGCCAACGCAGAAAAGTATAATTTTGATATTGAAAACCTTGGTATTTTTGGGGAGTCTGCTGGTGGGCATATTGCCATGATGGTTGCTTTTCCTGATTCCGCTCTATATGCAGCGGATTTCAAAAAGACGCAATTCAATTACGTGGTGGACGTTTATGGGCCTACAGATTTAGAAGGAGTATATAGAAGTGAATTGGCTGATAGTTTGAATAAGATAGTAAAAGAACTCCCGGCATCTCTAGCACCAAGTTTCGATCTCAACTTTAAGCTATTCGGCTTTAACCCTTTGGATGATAGCTTGAGAGCCTATCATATGATGCAAATTTACTCTCCCATTTCATTTGTAAACAAAAACATTCCTCCGGTTTTAATCATTCATGGTAAAGATGACCAGGTTGTACCCTTACAGCAATCTATCGACTTGAACGAAAAGTTAAATACTTTGAAAGTTCCGCACGAATTTCATCAATTAGACTCTGTAAATCATGGCTTCATTGGAGCATCTGATGTTCAGATGGACTCGGTACAAGTTTGGGTGCGAGACTTTATAATGTCGCATTACCGCAAGTAA
- a CDS encoding type IV secretion system protein VirD4 yields the protein MSNEILMGYSHSNFQQIVGFKSNKTKKASPIPEELLTFDGRAHIITIAPTGAGKGIGTVQPNILNYEGPLITLDPKGEQVLTCKKAREKIGHKVVVLDPFQVTHFKSDHFNVMDIKHLSNFDADDDSFTLAHQLVGQSLTHDPFWDNHAKNLLGALINYHLTCKSPKDQHLGKIRGMLGKDLSYQCALILEKESKISNALRDALAGFLSLQDPKTQSSVEGTAVQAFSSLFSNRIENFLSKSTFDLRDIVDGKPVDIFIVFPPDKLKSHNRLLKLIFAVLFKAITSRTEIPSTRTLFILDECASLERFEYLENMLALARGYGLIIHTIWQDISQIKQHYGNGFLSILNNSLVWQFFGADKYNTAKEISDITGIGVAEILNLKDDEQLLIMGKKVHFPAKKLNYLTDAIFAGKASPNPFYKNFQH from the coding sequence ATGAGTAATGAAATACTAATGGGCTATTCGCATTCTAATTTTCAACAGATTGTCGGATTTAAGTCTAACAAAACAAAGAAAGCTTCACCTATCCCAGAAGAACTGCTAACCTTCGATGGAAGGGCACACATTATCACAATTGCACCGACGGGTGCAGGTAAAGGGATTGGAACTGTACAACCAAATATTCTTAATTATGAAGGTCCACTGATCACCCTTGATCCTAAAGGGGAACAAGTGCTCACTTGCAAAAAGGCGAGAGAAAAAATAGGTCACAAGGTCGTTGTACTCGATCCATTTCAAGTAACCCATTTTAAGTCGGATCACTTCAATGTCATGGATATCAAGCATTTGTCCAATTTCGATGCCGATGATGATAGCTTTACCTTAGCTCATCAGCTAGTAGGGCAATCATTAACACATGATCCATTTTGGGACAACCACGCGAAAAATCTACTTGGTGCTTTGATCAATTATCATTTGACTTGTAAATCCCCCAAAGATCAACATCTGGGCAAAATAAGGGGAATGCTTGGCAAAGATCTTAGTTACCAATGTGCCCTCATACTAGAGAAAGAATCCAAAATCTCCAATGCACTAAGGGATGCATTGGCCGGTTTCCTTTCCTTACAGGACCCCAAAACCCAATCGAGTGTAGAAGGAACTGCCGTACAGGCATTTAGCTCTCTTTTTTCTAATCGAATTGAGAACTTTTTGAGCAAAAGTACTTTCGACCTTAGGGATATCGTAGATGGCAAACCTGTAGATATTTTTATCGTTTTCCCTCCTGACAAGCTGAAATCACACAACCGACTTTTGAAGTTAATTTTCGCTGTTTTATTCAAAGCTATTACCTCACGTACAGAAATCCCTAGCACAAGAACACTATTTATCTTAGATGAATGTGCCTCTCTTGAAAGATTTGAATACCTAGAAAACATGCTCGCCTTAGCTAGAGGTTACGGACTCATCATCCATACGATATGGCAGGATATATCACAAATTAAGCAGCATTATGGCAACGGGTTTTTGAGTATTTTGAATAACTCGCTAGTCTGGCAATTTTTTGGAGCTGATAAGTACAATACGGCCAAAGAAATCTCCGATATCACGGGAATCGGTGTAGCCGAAATCCTGAACCTAAAAGATGACGAGCAATTACTCATAATGGGTAAAAAAGTGCACTTCCCTGCTAAAAAGCTCAATTACCTCACCGATGCAATTTTTGCTGGTAAAGCCAGCCCTAATCCTTTTTACAAAAACTTTCAACATTAA
- a CDS encoding putative membrane protein, which produces MLIDKGISIRRLIKLSGGHILWLLVSSTIIASLYRFGILDIALPWLPISVIGTAVAFYVGFKNSQAYDRMWEARKIWGAIVNSSRAWGMNVDTFVNNQSSLSDASDEALHSIKKRLIYRHFAWLYSLRSQLLLPTPWEHISQDGHIGRTAEVYQRKTGVGLIDDEQGQTDLNQFLEKSEFDRLGANKNTATQIINEQARDLQDLRKQGLIDDFRHMRMTDILYHFYEHQGKAERIKKFPLPRQYANMSRYFVGIFLMLVPFSMIPELMKLGEEGYWLSILVTALIGWVYVMMEVVGDYSENPFQGMANDIPMLSLCRTIEIDLREMLGETDLPPVIEAKKGVLM; this is translated from the coding sequence ATGTTAATAGACAAAGGAATTAGTATCAGACGACTCATTAAGCTGTCTGGAGGGCACATTTTATGGCTCCTTGTAAGCTCAACCATAATTGCGTCTCTGTACAGATTTGGAATTTTGGACATTGCATTGCCATGGTTGCCAATCTCGGTGATTGGTACTGCGGTGGCATTTTATGTTGGTTTCAAAAACAGTCAAGCCTATGACCGTATGTGGGAAGCTAGAAAAATATGGGGAGCAATTGTAAATAGCAGCAGAGCATGGGGAATGAACGTCGATACTTTTGTTAATAATCAAAGTAGCTTATCTGATGCAAGTGATGAGGCACTTCATTCAATCAAAAAAAGATTGATATACCGCCATTTTGCTTGGTTGTATTCTTTGCGGAGTCAGCTTTTGTTACCAACTCCTTGGGAGCATATTAGCCAAGATGGACATATTGGGCGAACCGCTGAGGTATATCAAAGGAAAACGGGTGTTGGCTTGATTGATGATGAACAAGGACAAACAGACTTGAATCAGTTTTTGGAGAAAAGTGAATTTGACCGATTGGGAGCTAACAAAAACACAGCAACACAAATTATAAATGAGCAAGCTCGAGATTTGCAAGACTTAAGAAAACAGGGCTTAATTGATGATTTCAGGCACATGAGAATGACTGATATTCTATATCATTTCTACGAGCATCAAGGTAAGGCCGAGAGAATAAAGAAATTCCCACTACCAAGGCAGTATGCCAATATGAGTCGATATTTTGTTGGAATCTTCCTCATGTTGGTTCCTTTCAGCATGATACCCGAACTCATGAAATTGGGAGAAGAAGGTTATTGGCTTAGTATCCTTGTAACGGCTTTGATAGGCTGGGTATATGTCATGATGGAAGTAGTGGGAGATTATTCTGAAAACCCATTTCAGGGCATGGCAAACGATATTCCTATGCTTTCTCTTTGTCGCACTATTGAAATAGACCTTCGGGAAATGCTTGGTGAAACTGATCTTCCTCCAGTGATTGAGGCGAAGAAAGGAGTTTTGATGTGA
- a CDS encoding NAD dependent epimerase/dehydratase family protein, translating to MKVIITGATGMVGRSVLNECIESKVISEIVLINRRTMQFENPKAREILHKDLSDITSISNQFKDFDACFFCMGVSAMGISKETYENLTYELTTSFAKEFLRVSPNAVFNYVSGQGTDSTEKGSSHWARVKGKTENAILNMGFKDAYAFRPGFIIPEKGVKSATNWYQYVYFILTPFFPLLRKLNSATSSTAIGQAMINVVLEPQELKHLVNKDINKKANK from the coding sequence ATGAAAGTAATTATCACAGGAGCAACTGGAATGGTCGGCAGATCGGTGCTCAATGAATGTATTGAAAGTAAAGTTATTTCTGAGATTGTATTGATCAATAGACGAACAATGCAATTCGAAAACCCAAAGGCTAGAGAAATCTTACATAAGGACCTTTCAGATATTACGAGCATCTCCAATCAGTTTAAAGATTTTGATGCTTGTTTCTTTTGCATGGGTGTATCAGCCATGGGGATTTCTAAAGAAACTTATGAGAACTTGACTTATGAACTTACTACTTCATTTGCCAAAGAGTTTTTGAGAGTCAGTCCAAATGCTGTTTTCAATTATGTGTCTGGTCAGGGGACCGATAGTACCGAGAAAGGAAGTTCTCACTGGGCAAGAGTAAAAGGAAAAACCGAGAATGCAATTCTCAATATGGGGTTTAAAGATGCTTATGCATTTAGACCAGGTTTCATTATTCCAGAGAAAGGAGTGAAGTCGGCAACGAATTGGTATCAGTATGTTTATTTTATTCTTACTCCTTTCTTTCCGCTATTAAGAAAGCTGAATTCTGCTACATCTAGCACGGCAATAGGCCAAGCAATGATCAATGTTGTTTTGGAACCACAAGAGTTAAAACATTTAGTAAACAAAGACATCAACAAAAAAGCAAACAAATGA
- a CDS encoding DNA-binding transcriptional regulator, AcrR family: MTSKKENILNAALELFALEGYYATSTSAIAKKAGVSEGLIFRHFKNKEGLLEAIFLMGEEQVKVIFADIVLEIEPKKVIEKVIDIANEIASTSESYRFWKLQYKIKWETESYHEEKMLPVLNALKHAFETLGYEDPNSEAALLLQILDGIATRLFLQQNFDLTSALSHLKVKYKV; the protein is encoded by the coding sequence ATGACAAGTAAAAAAGAAAATATACTAAATGCAGCTTTGGAGCTATTTGCTTTGGAAGGGTATTATGCCACTTCTACCAGTGCGATCGCCAAAAAAGCAGGTGTTTCTGAGGGACTAATTTTTAGACATTTTAAAAACAAAGAAGGCTTACTTGAAGCGATTTTCTTAATGGGAGAGGAGCAAGTAAAAGTTATTTTTGCAGATATAGTTTTAGAAATAGAGCCAAAGAAGGTCATAGAAAAGGTAATTGACATAGCAAATGAAATAGCTTCTACATCAGAGAGTTACAGGTTTTGGAAGCTTCAGTACAAGATAAAGTGGGAGACGGAGAGCTACCACGAAGAGAAAATGTTGCCGGTACTCAATGCTTTAAAGCATGCTTTTGAAACGCTTGGTTATGAAGACCCCAATAGTGAAGCAGCTTTATTACTCCAAATTCTGGACGGAATTGCAACGAGGTTGTTTTTGCAACAAAACTTTGATCTCACATCAGCTTTGAGTCACCTCAAGGTAAAGTATAAGGTTTAA